A stretch of Schaalia odontolytica DNA encodes these proteins:
- a CDS encoding acyltransferase family protein: MSLASTIRAAAPHTPQSVAQAFNSRSNSIGFLRWLMAFMVIFSHAGPIAGFYGGEDLGVQISKEQSIGGVAVAGFFFFSGFLITRSRMGRATIWRYMWRRVLRIFPAFWAALLFTVGILAPIAYWHTFHNISGYLHPATESPLTYFVNNMWLNLGQRNIAGMGENLPYYILHGARDWNGSAWTLIYEFKAYILVAILGLFGALANRKVGGAFALVLIALNALQWMGAGQVSNVNYLLRDPYMLMFMGPFAFGMLFTLYGDKIPMDSRLAWGGLIFGVLSYASGGWNIVGQYGFLYFLMYLAIRLPLQNWEKHGDLSYGIYIYAWPIMAFAAYFHLQDRGWIAYHLTVVVTVHILAYLSWHLIEKPAMSLKNYLPRWMDKLIEHFRPTYEAVARRIVTPALSSTRIATVMEAEEAAARSEEETK; encoded by the coding sequence ATGAGCCTGGCCTCCACGATCCGGGCTGCGGCCCCTCACACGCCCCAGTCCGTCGCGCAGGCATTCAACTCCAGGTCCAACTCGATCGGGTTTTTGCGCTGGCTGATGGCCTTCATGGTCATCTTCTCGCATGCCGGACCGATCGCCGGATTCTACGGCGGCGAGGACCTGGGCGTGCAGATCTCCAAGGAGCAGTCCATCGGTGGCGTCGCCGTCGCAGGATTCTTCTTTTTCTCGGGCTTCCTGATCACGCGCTCGCGCATGGGACGCGCGACGATCTGGCGCTACATGTGGCGCCGCGTCCTGCGAATTTTCCCGGCCTTCTGGGCGGCCCTGCTCTTCACGGTCGGCATCCTCGCGCCGATCGCGTACTGGCACACGTTCCACAACATCTCCGGATACCTGCACCCGGCCACCGAGTCCCCACTCACGTACTTTGTGAACAACATGTGGCTGAACCTGGGCCAGCGCAATATCGCCGGCATGGGCGAGAACCTGCCGTACTACATCTTGCACGGCGCCCGTGACTGGAACGGCTCGGCCTGGACACTCATCTACGAGTTCAAGGCCTACATCCTGGTGGCGATCCTCGGCCTGTTCGGAGCGCTCGCGAACCGCAAGGTCGGCGGCGCCTTCGCCCTCGTGCTGATCGCCCTCAACGCTCTGCAGTGGATGGGCGCGGGTCAGGTCTCCAACGTCAACTACCTGCTGCGCGACCCCTACATGCTGATGTTCATGGGCCCCTTCGCCTTCGGCATGCTGTTCACGCTCTACGGCGACAAGATCCCCATGGACTCGCGCCTGGCGTGGGGCGGCCTCATCTTCGGAGTGCTCTCCTACGCGTCGGGCGGCTGGAACATCGTCGGCCAGTACGGTTTCCTGTACTTCCTCATGTACCTGGCGATTCGCCTGCCCCTGCAGAACTGGGAGAAGCACGGCGACCTGTCCTACGGCATCTACATCTACGCATGGCCGATCATGGCGTTCGCCGCCTACTTCCACCTGCAGGATCGTGGCTGGATCGCCTACCACCTGACGGTTGTCGTGACCGTGCACATCCTGGCCTACCTGTCGTGGCACCTCATCGAGAAGCCTGCGATGAGCCTGAAGAACTATCTGCCGCGCTGGATGGATAAGCTCATTGAGCACTTCCGTCCCACGTACGAGGCCGTGGCCCGCCGCATCGTCACGCCGGCCCTGTCCTCGACCAGGATTGCGACGGTCATGGAGGCCGAAGAGGCGGCCGCACGCAGCGAGGAGGAGACCAAGTGA
- a CDS encoding alginate O-acetyltransferase AlgX-related protein: protein MSEKKAAGQFKESESGLRDVSFDEGVPAGSWKRRLHYVPLAVLLAGACAATGVGTWYKVTHPAPQPAAAPAAQASSFARTTPQSLPEVCAPTPRADVGPWTPGVAGTAGYLPTDAAQASFEQSMTGVTTYVQGRDGYLFLSDVFNANFSQALGRVRPTPEQVSAWDRYMSGIETAASEQGATALFVPAPATWDVYSDKLPQWADPLMGTTSLDLMRSALPAHAWVDVREGLREAREGSEAPLYSAVNPHWSPYAAHVAWNQTLSCLAAVNPQLEGLPSLTPSGVSGVDAPNEYEALGAPAQAGPWAVPTYEQDPGSVHLLQLESRDDLADTAARLAEVTGAPEVSLASPVDFQNKPALTYNPNGRGTALIVRDSQGNNLGPDVAATFEYTIQVGHALDSEQPTDVAALIEAYKPSVVIVEFTQRYLALTPAAGK from the coding sequence GTGAGCGAGAAGAAGGCCGCCGGCCAGTTCAAGGAATCCGAGTCCGGTCTGCGCGACGTCTCCTTTGACGAGGGGGTTCCCGCCGGCTCATGGAAGCGCCGCCTCCACTACGTGCCCCTCGCCGTTCTCCTTGCGGGCGCGTGTGCGGCCACCGGCGTGGGCACCTGGTACAAGGTCACCCACCCCGCTCCTCAGCCAGCTGCGGCACCCGCTGCCCAGGCCTCGTCCTTCGCGCGCACCACGCCCCAGTCCCTGCCCGAGGTCTGCGCCCCCACCCCGCGCGCCGACGTGGGCCCGTGGACGCCCGGCGTGGCCGGCACCGCGGGCTACCTGCCCACGGACGCCGCCCAGGCCTCGTTCGAGCAGTCCATGACCGGCGTGACCACGTATGTTCAGGGCCGCGACGGCTACCTGTTCCTCTCCGACGTCTTCAACGCGAACTTCTCCCAGGCGCTGGGCCGCGTGCGCCCCACCCCCGAGCAGGTGAGCGCGTGGGACCGCTACATGAGCGGCATCGAGACCGCCGCGAGCGAGCAGGGCGCGACCGCGCTGTTTGTGCCCGCCCCGGCCACGTGGGACGTCTACTCCGACAAGCTGCCCCAGTGGGCCGACCCGCTGATGGGCACGACCTCCCTGGATCTCATGCGCTCGGCGCTGCCCGCCCACGCGTGGGTGGACGTGCGCGAGGGCCTGCGCGAGGCCCGCGAGGGGAGCGAGGCACCGCTGTACTCGGCGGTCAACCCCCACTGGTCGCCCTACGCCGCGCACGTCGCGTGGAACCAGACGCTGTCCTGCCTGGCCGCGGTCAACCCGCAGCTTGAGGGCCTGCCCTCCCTGACGCCGTCCGGCGTGAGCGGCGTGGACGCCCCCAACGAGTACGAGGCCCTGGGAGCCCCCGCCCAGGCGGGGCCGTGGGCGGTCCCCACATACGAGCAGGACCCGGGCAGCGTTCACCTCCTGCAGCTGGAGAGCCGCGACGATCTGGCCGACACCGCCGCGCGCCTGGCCGAGGTGACGGGCGCCCCCGAGGTGTCCCTGGCCAGCCCCGTCGACTTCCAGAACAAGCCGGCGCTCACCTACAACCCGAACGGACGCGGCACCGCGCTCATCGTGCGTGACTCCCAGGGCAACAACCTGGGACCCGACGTGGCCGCGACCTTCGAGTACACGATCCAGGTCGGCCACGCCCTCGACTCCGAGCAGCCGACGGACGTCGCCGCCCTCATCGAGGCCTACAAGCCCAGCGTCGTGATCGTGGAGTTCACGCAGCGCTACCTCGCGCTCACGCCGGCCGCAGGCAAGTAG
- a CDS encoding ABC transporter permease, with translation MSETKRVIDLTMRMAQRSISSEFKGTALGRLWSFINPIATIAVYALIFGVVFRGEADKGVNSGLSSFALWIGVGVIAWNFMSSGIQRGMDSLVGNSGLLTKVYFPRQVLIYSSVLALAYDFAFELGVIILIMCIAGGPGVLLMIPAVIVITLLAMLFVIGMGLILSVASVYFRDISHLWQIFNQIWMYASGVVFSLSMLNKVQTDLAAKGWTWGGEPLPIVTIFRLNPAELFLEAYRSTLYGFAMPSWQVWLGCAAWAFGIFGLGSLIFRRFSARIVEEL, from the coding sequence GTGTCTGAGACGAAACGGGTCATTGACCTGACGATGCGCATGGCGCAGCGCTCGATCTCCTCGGAGTTCAAGGGCACCGCGCTCGGCCGCCTGTGGTCCTTCATCAACCCGATCGCCACGATCGCCGTGTACGCGCTGATCTTCGGCGTCGTCTTCCGAGGCGAGGCCGACAAGGGCGTGAACTCGGGTCTGTCCTCCTTCGCGCTGTGGATCGGCGTAGGCGTCATCGCCTGGAACTTCATGTCGAGCGGTATCCAGCGCGGCATGGACTCCCTCGTGGGTAACTCCGGCCTGCTCACCAAGGTCTACTTCCCGCGTCAGGTCCTCATCTACTCCTCGGTGCTGGCCCTGGCCTACGACTTCGCCTTCGAGCTGGGCGTCATCATCCTCATCATGTGCATCGCCGGCGGCCCCGGCGTGCTGCTCATGATCCCCGCGGTCATCGTGATCACGCTGCTCGCGATGCTCTTCGTGATCGGCATGGGCCTCATCTTGTCGGTTGCCTCGGTCTACTTCCGCGACATCTCGCACCTGTGGCAGATCTTCAACCAGATCTGGATGTACGCCTCCGGCGTCGTCTTCTCCCTGTCGATGCTCAACAAGGTCCAGACCGACCTGGCGGCCAAGGGCTGGACCTGGGGAGGCGAGCCGCTTCCAATCGTCACGATCTTCCGTCTCAACCCCGCCGAGCTCTTCCTTGAGGCCTACCGCTCGACGCTGTACGGCTTCGCGATGCCGTCCTGGCAGGTGTGGCTCGGCTGCGCCGCCTGGGCATTCGGCATCTTCGGCCTCGGCTCGCTGATCTTCCGCCGCTTCTCGGCACGAATCGTGGAGGAACTCTGA
- a CDS encoding ABC transporter ATP-binding protein produces the protein MTNAISVEGVSKRFRIYKNRNQSLKGAFLQRSRAQFEEFWALDDVSFEIPQGKTFGLLGHNGSGKSTLLKCIAKILTPDRGTISSTGRMAAMLEVGSGFHPELSGRENIYLNGAILGMSKKEIDSKLDAIIDFSGVERFIDQPVKNYSSGMYVRLGFSVSIHVEPDILLVDEVLAVGDMEFQNKCMDKFAQLKDQGRTVVVVSHGLEQMRTFCDQAAWLDHGTLVDVGAAAEVIDTYSDVAHHAVEVEGGGTRFGSGEAMIERIELLNASGEPTSLVYPGDPVRLRLHYRANERIESPVFGASIDTREGVFVWGLHGMDACYVPTSIEPGTGHLDIEIPRLTFNPGAYTISAAIQNHDMTSVIDALQKARRFDVLPGPGMESGGLVNLGASFTDLTPARPMRDVPKRGAADYEHLARMQAQQADALENED, from the coding sequence ATGACGAACGCGATTTCGGTGGAGGGCGTCTCCAAGCGCTTCCGCATCTACAAGAACCGCAACCAGTCCCTTAAGGGCGCGTTCCTGCAGCGGTCGCGCGCGCAGTTCGAGGAGTTCTGGGCTCTCGACGACGTCTCCTTTGAGATCCCGCAGGGCAAGACCTTTGGCCTGCTCGGACACAACGGTTCGGGCAAGTCGACGCTGCTCAAGTGCATCGCGAAGATCCTCACCCCGGACAGAGGAACGATCTCCTCGACGGGACGCATGGCCGCCATGCTCGAGGTCGGCTCCGGCTTCCACCCCGAGCTGTCGGGCCGCGAGAACATCTACCTCAACGGCGCGATCCTGGGCATGAGCAAGAAGGAGATCGACTCCAAGCTGGATGCGATCATCGACTTCTCCGGCGTCGAGCGCTTCATCGATCAGCCGGTCAAGAACTACTCCTCGGGCATGTACGTGCGCCTGGGCTTCTCCGTGTCGATCCACGTCGAGCCGGACATCCTCCTCGTCGACGAGGTCCTGGCCGTGGGCGACATGGAATTCCAGAACAAGTGCATGGACAAGTTCGCCCAGCTCAAGGACCAGGGGCGCACGGTCGTCGTCGTGTCCCACGGCCTCGAGCAGATGCGCACCTTCTGTGACCAGGCCGCGTGGCTGGATCACGGCACGCTCGTCGACGTGGGCGCGGCCGCCGAGGTCATCGATACCTACTCCGACGTGGCTCACCACGCCGTCGAGGTCGAGGGTGGCGGTACGCGCTTCGGTAGCGGCGAGGCCATGATCGAGCGCATCGAACTGCTGAACGCCTCCGGCGAGCCCACGTCGCTCGTGTACCCGGGCGATCCCGTGCGCCTGCGCCTGCACTACCGTGCGAACGAGCGCATCGAATCCCCGGTCTTCGGCGCCTCCATCGACACTCGTGAGGGCGTCTTCGTGTGGGGCCTGCACGGCATGGACGCCTGCTACGTGCCGACGTCGATCGAGCCGGGCACCGGTCACCTCGACATCGAGATCCCGCGTCTGACCTTCAACCCGGGTGCCTACACGATCTCCGCGGCCATCCAGAACCACGACATGACCAGCGTCATCGACGCCCTGCAGAAGGCGCGCCGCTTCGACGTCCTGCCAGGCCCAGGCATGGAGTCCGGCGGCCTGGTGAACCTGGGAGCGTCGTTCACGGACCTGACGCCCGCACGCCCCATGCGTGACGTGCCCAAGCGCGGCGCCGCCGACTACGAGCACCTCGCGCGCATGCAGGCCCAGCAGGCCGACGCGCTCGAAAACGAGGACTGA
- a CDS encoding NlpC/P60 family protein, translating to MASTPTLARRALARALTAALTLALIALPAQARADAGDEATPQSAADTSTAAQSASLAAPSASPSPEATDAPEPATPSASDEDRAAPASSESDEPPTMDAPNETGRGAWVRDSIGWWWRRADGTYPASQWVRIGDARYFFYDSGYMATGWFRDRADWFFLAPSGALVGGWLYDGGSWYYLDPASGVMRTGLTPVDGTWYYLGSSGAMRTGWEHLFDGWHYFASNGAQIGGWLRDGGQWYYLDPDTGVMRTGMTGVDGTWYYLDSSGVMRTGWVRLADGWHFFASSGAQMGGWLRDGGEWYYLDPDTGIMRTAPLELNGRRYEFDSSGAWRGYEAPAGYLQPTDHITGLGDATNTLTWGMNGTKVRIVQVRLGLWHANKLASVDAPFVAAVKNFQQRAGLPVTGVVDKATWDAMDTGYPWTVDQYQATPLPLTATRSERVEAMIGYAWNQTGSSYTWGGAGPYDQGFDCSGLVLQSLYSAGLDPQPIDVIKHAWPSYRTSQELYAYPRFQHVPLSQRQRGDLIFYTTSGTVTHVAIYLGDDMVVHTDWMGRPARMQHITAGYGWDRMTPDVVRPLP from the coding sequence ATGGCATCGACGCCCACACTCGCCCGCCGCGCACTCGCGCGCGCCCTCACCGCAGCCCTGACCCTCGCGCTCATCGCCCTGCCCGCGCAGGCCCGCGCCGACGCCGGGGACGAGGCCACACCGCAGTCCGCAGCCGACACTTCCACCGCGGCCCAGTCCGCCTCGCTTGCCGCGCCGTCGGCTTCGCCCAGCCCCGAGGCCACGGACGCGCCCGAGCCCGCCACCCCCAGCGCGAGCGACGAGGATCGGGCGGCCCCGGCCTCGTCGGAGAGTGACGAACCCCCGACGATGGACGCGCCAAACGAGACCGGGAGGGGCGCGTGGGTGCGCGACTCGATCGGCTGGTGGTGGCGGCGCGCCGACGGCACCTACCCCGCCTCCCAGTGGGTGCGGATTGGGGACGCGCGCTACTTCTTCTACGACAGTGGCTACATGGCCACCGGCTGGTTTCGTGACCGTGCCGACTGGTTCTTCCTGGCTCCCTCCGGGGCGCTCGTCGGAGGCTGGCTCTACGACGGCGGCTCCTGGTACTACCTGGATCCCGCCAGTGGCGTCATGCGTACGGGGCTCACGCCCGTGGATGGCACGTGGTACTACCTGGGTTCCTCGGGTGCGATGCGTACCGGCTGGGAGCACCTCTTCGACGGGTGGCACTACTTCGCCTCCAACGGTGCGCAGATCGGCGGCTGGCTGCGCGACGGGGGCCAGTGGTACTACCTGGATCCCGACACTGGCGTCATGCGTACGGGTATGACCGGCGTAGATGGCACGTGGTACTACCTGGACTCCTCGGGTGTGATGCGCACCGGCTGGGTCCGCCTCGCTGACGGCTGGCACTTCTTCGCATCCAGCGGCGCCCAGATGGGAGGCTGGCTGCGCGACGGGGGAGAGTGGTATTACCTCGACCCCGACACCGGCATCATGCGCACCGCGCCTCTGGAGCTGAACGGCCGCCGCTACGAGTTCGACTCCTCGGGCGCATGGCGCGGGTACGAGGCGCCGGCCGGCTACCTGCAGCCCACCGACCACATCACGGGCCTCGGGGACGCGACTAACACGCTCACCTGGGGGATGAACGGCACCAAGGTACGTATCGTCCAGGTACGCCTCGGGCTGTGGCATGCAAACAAACTTGCCTCCGTCGACGCGCCCTTCGTGGCCGCCGTCAAAAACTTCCAGCAGCGCGCAGGCCTGCCCGTCACCGGCGTCGTTGACAAGGCCACCTGGGATGCGATGGACACCGGCTACCCGTGGACCGTCGACCAGTACCAGGCCACGCCGCTGCCCCTGACGGCCACGCGCTCCGAGCGGGTCGAGGCCATGATCGGGTACGCGTGGAACCAGACTGGCTCGTCCTACACGTGGGGAGGGGCAGGCCCCTACGACCAGGGATTTGACTGCTCGGGCCTGGTCCTTCAATCCCTTTACTCCGCGGGCTTGGATCCCCAGCCCATCGACGTCATCAAGCACGCGTGGCCCTCCTACCGCACGTCGCAGGAGCTCTACGCATACCCGCGCTTCCAGCACGTGCCCCTCTCTCAGCGCCAGCGTGGCGACCTCATCTTCTACACGACGAGCGGCACCGTCACGCACGTCGCGATCTACCTGGGGGACGACATGGTCGTCCACACGGACTGGATGGGGCGCCCCGCCCGCATGCAGCACATCACCGCCGGATACGGGTGGGACCGCATGACGCCAGACGTCGTGCGCCCGCTGCCCTAG
- a CDS encoding glycosyltransferase family 2 protein translates to MSATVTVVVRTRNRPAMLTRALASIASQTFDDYEVVIVNDAGDEAEVREIVKKQKSAVRSKITIVTNEVSNGREAALESGLAASHNRYYAVHDDDDSWHPHFLKKTVAYLDEHPEAGGVATRCEIIRERVRADGTCIEIEREVLSTDNYGLSLVDMMVENYTPPISQLIRREVADRVGHWDGSLQTQADWDFNLRLLADSPVGFIDGEPLAYWHHRDTMDAALGNSVVTDAYLHKWDNLHIRDRYLRAMLATEDPSSPHLGQALLSAEYYRRMREELARVDSGFHSSLNLVHVNMLNTMTALHEQVHELRGEVSALREQLDAGSSLQQSLRRTASLPKRILRRLLGR, encoded by the coding sequence ATGAGCGCAACAGTCACCGTCGTCGTGCGCACGCGTAATCGCCCGGCGATGCTCACCCGTGCCCTCGCATCGATCGCTTCTCAGACCTTCGACGACTACGAGGTCGTCATCGTCAACGACGCCGGCGACGAGGCCGAGGTCCGCGAGATCGTCAAGAAGCAGAAGAGCGCCGTACGTTCGAAGATTACGATCGTCACGAACGAGGTCTCGAACGGCCGCGAGGCCGCGCTCGAGTCGGGCCTGGCAGCGTCGCACAACCGCTACTACGCGGTCCACGACGATGACGACTCCTGGCACCCGCACTTCCTGAAGAAGACGGTCGCCTACCTGGACGAGCACCCCGAGGCGGGCGGCGTCGCCACCCGCTGTGAGATCATCCGCGAGCGCGTGCGCGCCGACGGCACCTGCATCGAGATCGAGCGCGAGGTCCTGTCGACGGATAACTACGGCCTGTCCCTCGTGGACATGATGGTGGAGAACTACACGCCGCCGATCTCTCAGCTGATCCGCCGCGAGGTTGCGGACCGCGTGGGTCACTGGGACGGGTCCCTGCAGACGCAGGCGGACTGGGATTTCAACCTGCGCCTCCTGGCGGACTCGCCGGTCGGCTTCATCGATGGCGAGCCGCTGGCCTACTGGCACCACCGCGACACGATGGACGCGGCCCTGGGCAATTCCGTCGTCACGGACGCGTACCTGCACAAGTGGGACAACCTGCATATCCGCGACCGCTACCTGCGCGCGATGCTGGCGACGGAGGATCCTTCGTCCCCGCATCTGGGCCAGGCTCTGCTGTCGGCGGAGTACTACCGCCGGATGCGCGAGGAGCTGGCGCGCGTGGATTCGGGCTTCCACTCCTCGCTCAACCTCGTGCACGTGAACATGCTGAACACGATGACGGCCTTGCACGAGCAGGTGCACGAGCTGCGCGGAGAGGTGAGCGCCCTGCGCGAGCAGCTTGATGCTGGCTCGTCCCTGCAGCAGTCGCTGCGTCGTACGGCGTCCCTGCCCAAGCGCATCCTGCGTCGCCTTCTGGGGCGCTGA
- a CDS encoding DUF2142 domain-containing protein — MARALVDHLAPARDRFVSTAARPLAFVILALGILSVATGWIFASPPGASPDDDYHLVSTWCPRPIESTGCDTTTIDGDLYVMAPVTTSHAQCEAFSPDKSHACIHDYSDDTMYPSYRYNDGQYPYGFYQFHHLFAGHNVEHSVWIMRSINVGIAIVLIGAVCALSTREVRRATALAALVAWTPMGLYFIASNNPSSWAITGVFTYGAALYGALNAQGWRRWTLLGVGALASLLCYGSRGDAAFYVFVASLGVLILAARRRHLPEIGIASVLSVIGIWCMLGSGQSGHIAQSEASVTLRERIEVAIMNIRYLPEYFAGFTGLYSGPGWRDTPLPGYTTILGLLVLGAVVFYGARTMSLRKILAAFVVFGAMAGIPLLIATPPTFPNLGGYHSRYALPLLGTWLLIWLSCAIKKSSLTRGQIVMFVFFLSVVDAVAMHTTIARYVRGLLSIRHMGWIAPGNLNGDIQWWWADMPLSPMALWGLASLGYALALASAIYLLRNRQAEVPASTTPTEEEETA; from the coding sequence ATGGCACGTGCGCTCGTCGACCACCTCGCTCCCGCGCGGGATCGTTTCGTCTCTACCGCAGCGCGACCTCTGGCCTTCGTCATCTTGGCCCTGGGTATCCTCTCCGTGGCCACGGGCTGGATCTTCGCCTCTCCTCCGGGCGCCTCTCCGGACGACGACTACCACCTCGTCTCCACGTGGTGTCCGCGCCCCATCGAATCCACGGGCTGCGACACGACCACGATCGACGGCGATCTATACGTCATGGCCCCCGTGACCACGTCCCACGCACAGTGCGAGGCCTTCAGCCCCGACAAATCCCACGCGTGCATCCATGACTACTCGGACGACACGATGTACCCGTCGTACCGATACAACGACGGCCAGTACCCCTACGGCTTCTACCAATTCCACCACCTGTTCGCGGGCCACAACGTGGAGCACTCCGTGTGGATCATGCGCTCGATCAACGTCGGCATCGCGATCGTGCTGATCGGCGCTGTCTGCGCGCTGTCGACCCGCGAGGTCCGCCGCGCGACCGCGCTGGCCGCGCTCGTCGCGTGGACGCCGATGGGACTGTACTTCATTGCCTCCAACAACCCCTCCTCGTGGGCGATCACGGGCGTCTTCACCTACGGCGCGGCTCTCTACGGCGCGCTGAACGCACAGGGGTGGCGCCGCTGGACGCTCCTCGGCGTGGGCGCCCTAGCCTCCCTGCTGTGCTACGGCTCGCGAGGCGACGCCGCCTTCTACGTCTTCGTGGCCTCCCTCGGCGTCCTCATCCTGGCAGCCCGCCGCCGCCACCTACCCGAGATCGGCATCGCGTCCGTCCTGAGCGTCATCGGCATCTGGTGCATGCTCGGCTCCGGCCAGTCCGGCCACATCGCCCAGTCCGAGGCCTCGGTGACCCTGCGTGAGCGCATCGAGGTCGCGATCATGAACATCCGCTACCTGCCCGAGTACTTCGCGGGCTTCACCGGTTTGTACTCCGGCCCCGGCTGGCGCGACACTCCTCTGCCGGGCTACACGACGATCCTTGGCCTCCTCGTCCTGGGCGCGGTCGTCTTCTACGGGGCACGCACGATGAGCCTGCGCAAGATCCTGGCTGCCTTCGTCGTCTTCGGCGCGATGGCGGGCATCCCGCTGCTGATCGCAACCCCTCCGACCTTCCCCAACCTCGGCGGCTACCACTCGCGCTACGCCCTGCCGCTGCTGGGCACGTGGCTACTCATCTGGCTCTCCTGCGCCATCAAGAAGTCCTCGCTGACCCGCGGCCAGATCGTCATGTTCGTGTTCTTCCTGAGCGTCGTCGACGCGGTTGCGATGCACACGACGATCGCCCGCTACGTCCGAGGCCTGCTGTCGATCCGCCACATGGGGTGGATCGCACCGGGTAACCTGAATGGTGACATCCAGTGGTGGTGGGCCGACATGCCGCTGAGCCCGATGGCCCTGTGGGGCCTGGCCTCCCTGGGATACGCACTTGCCCTGGCGAGCGCCATCTACCTGCTGCGTAACCGCCAGGCGGAGGTGCCCGCCTCGACCACTCCGACCGAAGAGGAAGAAACCGCATGA
- the rfbB gene encoding dTDP-glucose 4,6-dehydratase, with the protein MKIVVTGGAGFIGANFVHTLLEDHPDVDVVVLDKFTYAGNRASLTDVPAELAARLTVVEGDIADADLVDGVVAGADAVVHFAAESHNDNSLLDPSPFIQTNLVGTFTLLEAVRRHKVRFHHISTDEVYGDLELDDPAKFTPTTPYNPSSPYSSSKAGSDLLVRAWVRSFGVEATISNCSNNYGPYQHIEKFIPRMITNRLRGVRPRLYGDGLNVRDWIHVRDHNTAVWDILMKGRIGETYLIGADGETNNRDVVAILNELMGYAPDDFDHVTDRPGHDLRYAIDNSKLVNELGWEPQFTNFRDGLADTIAWYTENEAWWAPLKEAVEAKYAAEGH; encoded by the coding sequence ATGAAGATCGTTGTGACCGGCGGTGCCGGCTTCATTGGAGCGAATTTCGTTCACACGCTGCTGGAGGACCATCCGGACGTCGACGTTGTCGTCCTGGATAAGTTCACCTACGCGGGTAACCGTGCGTCCCTGACTGACGTGCCCGCCGAGCTCGCCGCTCGCCTGACCGTTGTCGAGGGCGACATTGCCGACGCCGACCTCGTGGATGGTGTCGTCGCCGGCGCCGACGCGGTCGTGCACTTTGCCGCCGAGTCGCACAACGACAACTCCCTCCTCGACCCCTCGCCCTTCATTCAGACCAACCTGGTGGGCACCTTCACCCTGCTGGAGGCGGTGCGCCGCCACAAGGTCCGCTTCCACCACATCTCCACGGACGAGGTCTACGGTGACCTCGAGCTGGATGATCCCGCGAAGTTCACGCCCACCACGCCCTACAACCCCTCCTCGCCCTACTCCTCGTCCAAGGCGGGCTCGGACCTGCTGGTGCGCGCGTGGGTGCGTTCCTTCGGTGTTGAGGCCACGATCTCGAACTGCTCGAACAACTACGGCCCCTACCAGCACATCGAGAAGTTCATCCCCCGCATGATCACGAACCGCCTGCGCGGCGTGCGCCCCCGCCTGTACGGCGACGGCCTGAACGTGCGCGACTGGATCCACGTGCGCGACCACAACACGGCCGTGTGGGACATCCTCATGAAGGGCCGCATCGGCGAGACCTACCTGATCGGCGCGGACGGCGAGACGAACAACCGCGACGTCGTCGCCATCCTCAACGAGCTCATGGGCTACGCCCCCGACGACTTCGATCACGTGACCGACCGCCCGGGCCACGACCTGCGCTACGCGATCGACAACTCCAAGCTGGTCAACGAGCTCGGCTGGGAGCCCCAGTTCACGAACTTCCGCGACGGCCTCGCCGACACGATCGCCTGGTACACCGAGAACGAGGCGTGGTGGGCTCCCCTCAAGGAAGCCGTCGAGGCGAAGTACGCCGCCGAAGGACACTGA